One region of Desulfobacterales bacterium genomic DNA includes:
- a CDS encoding HD domain-containing protein, with translation MLKEQSVNLGNLILSLSDAVDLASPAIATHQVRTAFIAWQLAVSAGLPDDTVEWIFLTALLHDIGALSQESKIRLHNFTETDLSTHCIIGESLFRKCPLLAPAAGIVRHHHRPWQEWDCSLGDPDVLESQIIYLADLLERYVERDRFVLHQVEGLTKKIVATSGTELHPDVVDLYLVIAKREDFWLDLTSARLYSLLLNHGPNRQLDVGINGILSIGRIFREIIDFRSRFTATHSTGVAECAVMLGRIFGLTDLEVLNLKLAGQFHDLGKLVVPNAILEKPGRLTSGEFAIVKQHTYWSYSVLNSIDGLGRIAEWAAFHHEKLDGNGYPFRINADRISTGSRIMAVADIFTALTEDRPYRLGMDRKNIERILTDNAENSAIDKRIVGLLLENFADISEQVREKQAVTEDYYQRELVDIGAA, from the coding sequence ATGCTTAAAGAACAGTCCGTCAACCTTGGCAATCTGATACTTTCCCTGTCCGATGCCGTGGATCTGGCCAGTCCGGCCATTGCCACCCACCAGGTGCGAACGGCATTCATTGCCTGGCAGCTGGCTGTATCCGCCGGCCTGCCGGATGATACCGTGGAATGGATCTTTCTCACCGCATTGTTACACGACATCGGTGCCTTGAGCCAGGAGAGCAAGATCCGCCTGCATAACTTTACTGAAACGGATTTAAGCACCCACTGCATCATCGGCGAGTCCCTGTTCCGGAAATGCCCGTTGCTTGCCCCGGCAGCCGGGATCGTCCGGCACCATCATCGGCCCTGGCAGGAATGGGACTGCTCCCTTGGCGACCCCGACGTCCTTGAGTCCCAGATAATCTATCTGGCCGACCTGCTGGAACGGTATGTCGAGCGCGACCGGTTCGTTCTCCATCAGGTCGAGGGGCTGACGAAAAAGATCGTCGCAACCTCGGGCACGGAACTGCATCCGGATGTGGTGGATCTCTATCTTGTCATTGCCAAGCGGGAAGATTTCTGGCTCGACCTGACCTCGGCGCGGCTCTACTCCCTGCTGCTTAACCACGGGCCGAACCGGCAGCTTGATGTCGGGATTAACGGCATCTTGTCCATCGGCCGGATCTTTCGGGAGATCATTGATTTCCGGTCCCGGTTCACCGCCACCCACTCCACCGGCGTTGCCGAGTGCGCGGTCATGCTGGGCCGGATATTCGGCTTGACCGATCTTGAGGTATTGAACCTGAAGCTGGCCGGCCAGTTTCACGACCTGGGCAAACTGGTGGTGCCCAATGCCATCCTGGAAAAGCCGGGCAGGCTCACCAGCGGGGAGTTTGCTATTGTTAAACAGCATACCTACTGGAGCTATTCGGTATTGAACAGCATCGACGGGCTTGGCCGGATCGCCGAGTGGGCGGCATTCCATCATGAAAAGCTGGACGGCAACGGCTACCCCTTCCGGATCAACGCGGACAGGATCAGCACTGGTTCGCGGATCATGGCGGTGGCTGATATCTTCACCGCCCTGACCGAGGACCGGCCTTACCGGCTGGGGATGGACCGTAAAAATATTGAAAGGATTCTCACTGATAATGCTGAAAACAGCGCCATTGACAAACGGATCGTCGGGCTTCTTCTGGAAAATTTCGCTGACATCTCGGAACAGGTGCGGGAGAAACAGGCGGTTACCGAGGATTATTATCAACGGGAGTTGGTTGATATCGGCGCTGCCTAG
- the xrtD gene encoding VPLPA-CTERM-specific exosortase XrtD yields the protein MLKSSTRKDLTIVLPLVIVTAIIASYWPILEKLNFRWSSGDNSYCYLVVPLFLYLCWEKKDSFRFFEINWSLGGVLPALLSVMTLVAGELGSVETLLYIGLWGCVVSLIITLYGWRRSRSLFFPLLILLFIVPMAPYINNMLTFKMKMAASSLSVEMLRIMGISVLQNGNILDLGVTKLQVVDACSGLRYIVSLFMMALLIGHFFVAGLWRKIILVLLVYPLSIFINAMRIFITGILVLNGYRGVTEGVMHDGAGMLAFLVAGAILFLAGRLLLRIGAVRTPHVVRDQGCAPRSSGRALKVTLFYCLLFAGSGWALQNMAMAMQIPQRTSFVSFPTQIAGWQGERRYLDQQILDSLWADDYVDIVFSRKGQANRVYLLIPYYEYQGTGHTAHAPRACILGGGWDLVSEGTRRIAVGAGKEIDVGLTIYKKGEVRMLASYFFLQRGRIIISPWWNKFYLMKDAFSRQRTDGALVRVEMTVLPDQDLGAAEEQLADFISGLWPLLSEYVPD from the coding sequence ATGCTCAAGTCGTCGACTAGAAAAGATCTTACCATTGTTCTTCCCCTGGTGATTGTTACAGCGATTATCGCCAGCTACTGGCCGATCCTGGAGAAGCTCAATTTCCGCTGGTCCAGTGGCGACAACAGCTACTGCTACCTTGTTGTTCCCCTTTTTCTCTATCTCTGCTGGGAAAAAAAGGATTCCTTCCGCTTTTTCGAGATCAACTGGTCGCTCGGGGGTGTCCTCCCGGCCCTGCTTTCCGTAATGACACTTGTTGCCGGCGAACTGGGTTCGGTTGAGACTCTTCTCTATATCGGCCTCTGGGGCTGTGTTGTGAGTTTAATTATTACCCTTTACGGCTGGCGCCGGAGCCGGAGCCTCTTTTTTCCGCTGCTGATATTGTTGTTTATTGTGCCGATGGCGCCCTATATCAACAATATGCTTACGTTTAAAATGAAGATGGCGGCAAGTTCCCTTTCAGTGGAGATGCTGCGTATAATGGGAATATCAGTGCTCCAGAACGGCAACATTCTCGACCTGGGAGTCACTAAGCTGCAGGTGGTGGATGCCTGCAGCGGCCTGCGCTATATTGTCTCCCTGTTTATGATGGCCCTCTTGATCGGCCATTTTTTTGTCGCTGGCCTGTGGCGGAAAATAATCCTTGTCCTGCTGGTCTATCCCCTGTCCATATTCATCAATGCAATGCGGATTTTTATTACCGGCATCTTGGTCTTGAACGGCTACCGGGGGGTTACCGAGGGGGTCATGCATGATGGCGCCGGAATGCTCGCTTTTCTGGTTGCCGGCGCCATCCTGTTTCTGGCCGGCCGGCTTCTCCTGCGGATCGGCGCCGTCAGGACCCCGCATGTTGTTCGCGATCAGGGCTGCGCGCCCCGCAGTAGCGGGCGCGCCCTGAAGGTCACCCTGTTTTATTGTCTGCTCTTTGCCGGCAGTGGCTGGGCCCTGCAGAACATGGCCATGGCCATGCAGATACCCCAGCGAACCAGTTTTGTCTCTTTCCCCACCCAGATAGCCGGCTGGCAAGGGGAGAGGCGATATCTGGACCAGCAGATCCTTGATTCCCTCTGGGCCGATGATTATGTGGACATCGTCTTTTCCAGGAAGGGGCAGGCCAACCGGGTGTATCTGCTCATTCCCTATTATGAATACCAGGGGACCGGGCATACCGCCCACGCGCCCCGGGCCTGTATCCTCGGCGGCGGCTGGGACCTGGTCAGCGAGGGGACCCGCCGCATAGCTGTTGGTGCGGGCAAGGAGATCGATGTCGGGTTGACGATCTACAAAAAGGGCGAAGTACGGATGCTGGCAAGTTATTTCTTCCTCCAGCGGGGCCGGATCATTATCAGCCCCTGGTGGAACAAGTTCTACCTGATGAAGGATGCCTTCAGCCGGCAACGGACCGACGGCGCCCTTGTCCGGGTGGAAATGACCGTGTTGCCGGACCAGGATCTCGGGGCCGCCGAGGAGCAGCTTGCGGATTTTATCTCCGGCCTGTGGCCCCTGCTTTCCGAGTATGTGCCGGATTAA